A genomic segment from Pseudorca crassidens isolate mPseCra1 chromosome 4, mPseCra1.hap1, whole genome shotgun sequence encodes:
- the MED28 gene encoding mediator of RNA polymerase II transcription subunit 28, producing MAAPLGGMFSGQPPGPPPPPPGLLAQASLLQATPGVPRTSNSTLVDELESSFEACFASLVSQDYVNGTDQEEIRTGVDQCIQKFLDIARQTECFFLQKRLQLSVQKPEQVIKEDVSELRNELQRKDALVQKHLTKLRHWQQVLEDINMQHKKPADIPQGSLAYLEQASANIPAPMKQT from the exons ATGGCGGCTCCATTAGGAGGCATGTTCTCCGGGCAGCCACCGGGACCTCCGCCACCCCCGCCGGGCCTCTTGGCCCAGGCTTCGCTTCTTCAGGCCACACCAGGCGTTCCGAGGACTTCTAACAGTACCTTGGTGGACGAGTTGGAGTCATCGTTCGAG GCTTGTTTTGCTTCTCTGGTGAGTCAGGATTATGTCAATGGTACAGATCAGGAAGAAATTCGAACTG gtgttgaTCAGTGTATCCAGAAATTTCTAGATATTGCGAGACAGACAGAATGTTTTTTCCTACAAAAAAGATTGCAGTTATCTGTCCAGAAACCAGAGCAAGTTATCAAAGAG GATGTCTCGGAACTGAGGAACGAATTACAGCGAAAGGATGCTCTGGTCCAGAAGCACTTAACAAAACTGAGACATTGGCAGCAGGTGCTGGAGGACATCAACATGCAGCACAAAAAGCCAGCCGACATCCCTCAGGGTTCCCTGGCCTACCTCGAGCAGGCATCTGCAAATATCCCTGCACCGATGAAGCAAAcctga
- the LAP3 gene encoding cytosol aminopeptidase, protein MFLLPLPAAARLAVRHLSVKHFWGPGPAAADMTKGLVLGVYSKEKEDDVPQFTSAGENFNKLVSGKLREILNISGPPLKAGKTRTFYGLHEDFPSVVVVGLGKRTAGVDEQENWHGGKENIRAAAAAGCRQVQDLEISSVEVDPCGDAQAAAEGAMLGLYEYDDLKQKKKVAVSVKLHGSGDQEAWQRGVLFASGQNLARHLMETPANEMTPTKFAEIIEKNLRSASSKTEVHIRPKPWIEEQEMGSFLSVAKGSEEPPVFLEIHYKGSPNASEPPLVFVGKGITFDSGGISIKAAANMDLMRADMGGAATICSAIVSAAKLDLPINVVGLAPLCENMPSGKANKPGDVVRAKNGKTIQVDNTDAEGRLILADALCYAHTFNPKVIINAATLTGAMDIALGSGATGVFTNSSWLWNKLFEASIETGDRVWRMPLFEHYTRQVVDCQLADVNNIGKYRSAGACTAAAFLKEFVTHPKWAHLDIAGVMTNKDEVPYLRKGMAGRPTRTLIEFLLRFSQDSA, encoded by the exons ATGTTCTTGCTGCCTCTTCCGGCTGCCGCGAGACTCGCCGTCCGACATCTGAGCGTGAAGCATTTCTGGGGACCCGGTCCAGCCGCCGCAGACATGACGAAG gGCCTTGTTTTAGGAGTCTatagcaaagaaaaagaagatgatgTGCCCCAGTTTACAAGCGCAGGagagaattttaataaattggTGTCTGGAAAGCTGAGAGAAATCTTGAACAT ATCTGGACCACCCCTGAAGGCAGGCAAAACCCGAACCTTTTATGGTCTGCATGAG GACTTCCCCAGCGTGGTGGTGGTTGGCCTCGGCAAAAGGACAGCCGGAGTCGACGAACAGGAAAACTGGCACGGAGGCAAGGAGAACATCAGGGCCGCTGCAGCAG CGGGGTGCAGACAGGTTCAGGACCTGGAGATCTCGTCCGTGGAGGTGGACCCCTGCGGAGATGCCCAGGCGGCTGCGGAAGGAGCGATGCTTGGGCTCTATGAGTATGACGACCTGAAGCAGAAAAAGAAGGTGGCCGTGTCAGTGAAGCTCCATGGAAG TGGGGATCAGGAGGCCTGGCAAAGGGGAGTCCTCTTCGCTTCTGGGCAGAACCTGGCGCGCCACCTGATGGAGACGCCTGCCAATGAGATGACGCCAACCAAATTTGCGGAAATTATCGAGAAGAACCTCAGAAGTGCTAGTAGTAAAACAGAGGTCCACATCAG ACCCAAGCCTTGGATTGAGGAACAGGAAATGGGATCATTCCTCAGTGTGGCCAAAGGGTCTGAAGAGCCTCCAGTCTTCCTGGAAATTCACTACAAAGGCAGCCCCAATGCAAGTGAACCTCCCTTGGTGTTTGTTGGGAAGGGGATTACCTTTGACAG TGGTGGCATCTCCATCAAGGCGGCGGCAAACATGGACCTCATGAGGGCTGACATGGGAGGAGCCGCCACTATCTGTTCAGCCATCGTGTCTGCTGCCAAGCTCGACCTGCCCATCAACGTCGTAG GTTTGGCCCCTCTTTGTGAAAATATGCCCAGCGGGAAGGCCAACAAGCCTGGGGATGTTGTTAGAGCCAAAAACGGGAAGACCATACAG GTGGATAACACTGATGCCGAGGGGAGACTCATCCTGGCTGATGCGCTCTGCTACGCACACACTTTTAACCCAAAGGTCATCATCAATGCCGCCACCTTGACAG GTGCCATGGACATAGCTTTGGGGTCTGGTGCCACTGGGGTCTTTACCAATTCTTCCTGGCTGTGGAACAAACTATTTGAG GCCAGCATTGAAACGGGGGACCGTGTCTGGAGGATGCCTCTCTTTGAACATTACACAAGACAGGTTGTAGATTGTCAGCTTGCTGATGTTAATAACATTGGAAAATATAG ATCTGCAGGAGCATGTACGGCTGCAGCGTTTCTGAAAGAATTCGTGACTCATCCTAAGTGGGCGCATTTAGACATAGCAGGTGTGATGACCAACAAAGATGAGGTTCCTTATCTGCGCAAAGGCATGGCTGGGAGGCCCACGAGGACCCTGATTGAGTTCCTGCTTCGGTTCAGTCAAGACAGTGCTTAG